One stretch of Zingiber officinale cultivar Zhangliang chromosome 6B, Zo_v1.1, whole genome shotgun sequence DNA includes these proteins:
- the LOC121989641 gene encoding protein NONRESPONDING TO OXYLIPINS 2, mitochondrial-like isoform X1 produces MAWRGSFSRSLLAAARSSAARSTPAAARAPPSAVPRLQRRQPSFASPRNLGELGCMQSFLPLYSTVAAPRLTSHLSASVRACCELSQGTFRRTCQDR; encoded by the exons ATGGCGTGGCGAGGTTCCTTCTCGCGATCGTTGCTAGCCGCCGCGCGGTCCTCCGCCGCCCGGTCGACGCCGGCGGCGGCGCGAGCTCCGCCTTCGGCAGTACCTCGCCTCCAGCGCCGCCAGCCTTCGTTCGCTTCTCCCCG GAATCTGGGAGAGCTGGGATGCATGCAGTCCTTCCTTCCGCTTTACAGCACGGTGGCCGCTCCTCGACTCACCTCCCACCTCTCGGCCAGCGTGAGGGCGTGCTGTGAGCTTTCTCAGGGTACCTTCCGTCGCACTTGTCAGGATCGCTAG
- the LOC121989641 gene encoding protein NONRESPONDING TO OXYLIPINS 2, mitochondrial-like isoform X2, whose amino-acid sequence MAWRGSFSRSLLAAARSSAARSTPAAARAPPSAVPRLQRRQPSFASPRNLGELGCMQSFLPLYSTVAAPRLTSHLSASVRACCELSQGKNGKDG is encoded by the exons ATGGCGTGGCGAGGTTCCTTCTCGCGATCGTTGCTAGCCGCCGCGCGGTCCTCCGCCGCCCGGTCGACGCCGGCGGCGGCGCGAGCTCCGCCTTCGGCAGTACCTCGCCTCCAGCGCCGCCAGCCTTCGTTCGCTTCTCCCCG GAATCTGGGAGAGCTGGGATGCATGCAGTCCTTCCTTCCGCTTTACAGCACGGTGGCCGCTCCTCGACTCACCTCCCACCTCTCGGCCAGCGTGAGGGCGTGCTGTGAGCTTTCTCAGG GGAAAAATGGAAAAGATGGTTGA
- the LOC121989641 gene encoding protein NONRESPONDING TO OXYLIPINS 2, mitochondrial-like isoform X3, which yields MAWRGSFSRSLLAAARSSAARSTPAAARAPPSAVPRLQRRQPSFASPRNLGELGCMQSFLPLYSTVAAPRLTSHLSASVRACCELSQGT from the exons ATGGCGTGGCGAGGTTCCTTCTCGCGATCGTTGCTAGCCGCCGCGCGGTCCTCCGCCGCCCGGTCGACGCCGGCGGCGGCGCGAGCTCCGCCTTCGGCAGTACCTCGCCTCCAGCGCCGCCAGCCTTCGTTCGCTTCTCCCCG GAATCTGGGAGAGCTGGGATGCATGCAGTCCTTCCTTCCGCTTTACAGCACGGTGGCCGCTCCTCGACTCACCTCCCACCTCTCGGCCAGCGTGAGGGCGTGCTGTGAGCTTTCTCAGG